In Sander lucioperca isolate FBNREF2018 chromosome 12, SLUC_FBN_1.2, whole genome shotgun sequence, one DNA window encodes the following:
- the lhfpl5b gene encoding LHFPL tetraspan subfamily member 5b, whose protein sequence is MDLLPAQEAAKIYHTNYVRNSRAIGVMWAVFTICFVIITMVVFIQPYWIGDSVNTPQAGYFGLFHYCIGNALTSELICKGSVFDFSSIPSPAFRTAMFFVGTSMLLIVGTMVCFSLFFFCNAGNVYKICAWMQLASAALMVMGCMIYPDGWDSPEVKRMCGQKTDKYSLGNCTVRWAYILAIISILDALLLALLSFTLGNRQDKLLPDDFEVEGGAENP, encoded by the exons ATGGATCTGCTTCCAGCCCAGGAAGCTGCTAAAATCTACCACACCAACTATGTGAGAAACTCTCGAGCCATCGGCGTCATGTGGGCCGTGTTCACCATCTGCTTTGTCATCATCACCATGGTGGTCTTCATCCAGCCCTACTGGATCGGGGACAGCGTCAACACCCCGCAGGCCGGCTACTTCGGCCTCTTCCACTACTGCATCGGCAACGCACTCACCTCGGAGCTCATCTGCAAGGGCAGCGTGTTCGACTTCAGCTCCATCCCTTCACCGGCCTTCAGGACCGCCATGTTCTTCGTGGGGACCTCCATGCTGCTGATTGTGGGCACTATGGTCTGCTTCAGCTTGTTCTTCTTTTGCAACGCCGGGAACGTCTACAAGATCTGTGCGTGGATGCAGCTGGCCTCAG CTGCGTTGATGGTGATGGGTTGCATGATCTACCCGGACGGCTGGGACTCTCCAGAGGTGAAAAGGATGTGTGGTCAGAAGACAGATAAGTACAGCCTGGGGAACTGTACGGTGCGCTGGGCCTACATCCTGGCCATCATCAGCATCCTGGACGCCCTCCTCCTGGCACTTTTGTCCTTCACCCTCGGCAACCGGCAGGACAAACTGCTGCCAGATGACTTTGAGGTGGAGGGAGGAGCAG AAAACCCCTGA
- the srpk1a gene encoding SRSF protein kinase 1a isoform X3 produces MERKVLALQARKKRGKAKKTSKKQPVNPRARQHPQQEASPQEPEEPEEILGSDDEEQEDPNDYCKGGYHHVKVGDLYNGKYHVIRKLGWGHFSTVWLAWDIQVKRFVAMKVVKSAEHYTETAVDEIKLLRSVRNSDPTDPNREMVVQMLDDFKISGINGTHVCMVFEVLGHHLLKWIIKSNYQGLPLSCVKSIIRQVLQGLDYLHTKCQIIHTDIKPENILMSVDEPYVRKLAAEATEWQRAGAPPPSGSAISTAPAPKQTVKMSKNKKKKLKKKQKRQAELLEKCILDLEEMEKTTETREDEEDEDEDPQSPKGRACAPLRQVSILELENEGTEESSVNADLMRVGPEGLLEVNCNGHVEADQRQSQWRDEDQHNGNAEHTVKCASQEGQHEESPVHLICNGVDSADLKELDTETEGRGAYSSGVTETHLPAGLEEGELEQEDGKLTAGSLLVNPLEPLNSDKIKVKIADLGNACWVHKHFTEDIQTRQYRSLEVLIGAGYSTPADVWSTACMAFELATGDYLFEPHSGEDYSRDEDHLALMIELLGKIPRHYALSGKYSQEYFTKRGDLKHITKLKPWGLLEVLIDKYEWPREEAECFADFLLPMLELVPEKRATAAECLRHPWLTL; encoded by the exons ATGGAAAGAAAAG TTCTTGCACTCCAGGCGAGGAAGAAGAGGGGAAAAGCAAAGAAGACCAGCaaaaa GCAGCCAGTCAATCCCAGAGCTCGACAGCATCCCCAGCAAGAAGCCTCGCCTCAGGAACCCGAGGAACCTGAGGAGATCCTCGGCTCTGATGATGAGGAGCAGGAGGACCCCAACGACTACTGCAAAG GTGGCTACCACCATGTGAAAGTAGGAGACCTTTACAACGGAAAATACCATGTAATCCGGAAACTGGGCTGGGGACACTTCTCCACGGTGTGGCTCGCCTGGGACATCCA GGTGAAGaggtttgttgcaatgaaggtGGTAAAGAGTGCGGAGCACTACACGGAGACAGCAGTGGATGAGATCAAACTTCTCAGATCT GTTAGAAACTCAGATCCCACTGATCCCAACCGTGAGATGGTGGTCCAGATGTTAGACGACTTCAAGATCTCTGGTATCAATGGAACCC ATGTCTGCATGGTGTTTGAGGTGTTGGGGCATCACTTATTAAAGTGGATAATAAAGTCCAATTACCAAGGGCTGCCCCTTTCGTGTGTGAAGAGCATCATTAGACAG GTACTCCAAGGCCTGGACTACCTGCACACAAAGTGTCAGATCATCCACACAGACATCAAGCCAGAGAATATCCTGATGAGTGTTGATGAGCCTTATGTCCGGAAACTTGCAGCTGAAGCCACAGAGTGGCAGAGGGCTGGTGCGCCTCCTCCCTCTGGTTCAGCAA TAAGCACAGCGCCTGCTCCAAAACAG ACAGTAAAAATGTCcaagaacaaaaagaagaagttaaaaaagaagcagaagcgGCAGGCTGAGCTGCTGGAAAAGTGCATCCTGGACCTGGAGGAGATGGAAAAGACCACCGAGACAcgagaggatgaagaggatgaAGATGAGGACCCACAGTCTCCAAAGGGACGGGCCTGTGCTCCTCTCAGACAGGTGTCTATTCTGGAGCTAGAAAATGAGGGAACAGAGG AGAGCAGTGTGAATGCAGATCTCATGAGGGTGGGACCAGAGGGGCTGTTGGAGGTTAACTGTAATGGCCATGTGGAGGCGGACCAGAGGCAGTCCCAGTGGAGGGACGAGGACCAACACAATGGCAACGCagaacacacagtgaaatgtgcCAGTCAGGAGGGGCAACACGAGGAGTCCCCTGTTCACCTCATCTGCAACGGTGTGGACTCTGCAGATCTCAAGGAGCTGGACACTGAGACTGAAGGCAGGGGTGCTTACAGCAGTGGAGTAACTGAGACACATCTTCCTGCTGGGCTGGAGGAGGGAGAGCTGGAGCAGGAGGATG GCAAGCTAACAGCAGGATCCCTGCTAGTTAACCCCCTTGAGCCACTCAATTCAGACAAGATCAAGGTCAAGATTGCAGACTTGGGAAATGCCTGCTGGGTG CACAAGCACTTTACAGAAGACATCCAGACACGACAGTACAGGTCCTTAGAGGTGCTCATTGGTGCTGGATACAGCACACCGGCCGATGTATGGAGCACAGCCTGCATG GCCTTTGAGCTCGCCACAGGGGACTACTTATTTGAACCACATTCTGGGGAAGATTATTCCAGGGATGAAG ACCATCTTGCTCTCATGATTGAGTTGCTCGGTAAAATCCCTCGCCACTATGCTCTGAGTGGGAAATACTCACAGGAATACTTCACCAAGAGAG GTGATTTGAAACACATCACCAAGCTGAAGCCATGGGGCCTGCTGGAGGTTCTGATTGACAAGTACGAGTGGCCCCGTGAAGAAGCCGAGTGCTTTGCTGACTTCCTGCTTCCCATGCTGGAGCTGGTCCCAGAGAAAAGAGCCACAGCCGCAGAGTGCTTGCGTCACCCATGGCTCACCCTCTAG
- the srpk1a gene encoding SRSF protein kinase 1a isoform X1, producing the protein MERKVLALQARKKRGKAKKTSKKQPVNPRARQHPQQEASPQEPEEPEEILGSDDEEQEDPNDYCKGGYHHVKVGDLYNGKYHVIRKLGWGHFSTVWLAWDIQVKRFVAMKVVKSAEHYTETAVDEIKLLRSVRNSDPTDPNREMVVQMLDDFKISGINGTHVCMVFEVLGHHLLKWIIKSNYQGLPLSCVKSIIRQVLQGLDYLHTKCQIIHTDIKPENILMSVDEPYVRKLAAEATEWQRAGAPPPSGSAISTAPAPKQTVKMSKNKKKKLKKKQKRQAELLEKCILDLEEMEKTTETREDEEDEDEDPQSPKGRACAPLRQVSILELENEGTEESSVNADLMRVGPEGLLEVNCNGHVEADQRQSQWRDEDQHNGNAEHTVKCASQEGQHEESPVHLICNGVDSADLKELDTETEGRGAYSSGVTETHLPAGLEEGELEQEDGEDWPESLDGKLTAGSLLVNPLEPLNSDKIKVKIADLGNACWVHKHFTEDIQTRQYRSLEVLIGAGYSTPADVWSTACMAFELATGDYLFEPHSGEDYSRDEDHLALMIELLGKIPRHYALSGKYSQEYFTKRGDLKHITKLKPWGLLEVLIDKYEWPREEAECFADFLLPMLELVPEKRATAAECLRHPWLTL; encoded by the exons ATGGAAAGAAAAG TTCTTGCACTCCAGGCGAGGAAGAAGAGGGGAAAAGCAAAGAAGACCAGCaaaaa GCAGCCAGTCAATCCCAGAGCTCGACAGCATCCCCAGCAAGAAGCCTCGCCTCAGGAACCCGAGGAACCTGAGGAGATCCTCGGCTCTGATGATGAGGAGCAGGAGGACCCCAACGACTACTGCAAAG GTGGCTACCACCATGTGAAAGTAGGAGACCTTTACAACGGAAAATACCATGTAATCCGGAAACTGGGCTGGGGACACTTCTCCACGGTGTGGCTCGCCTGGGACATCCA GGTGAAGaggtttgttgcaatgaaggtGGTAAAGAGTGCGGAGCACTACACGGAGACAGCAGTGGATGAGATCAAACTTCTCAGATCT GTTAGAAACTCAGATCCCACTGATCCCAACCGTGAGATGGTGGTCCAGATGTTAGACGACTTCAAGATCTCTGGTATCAATGGAACCC ATGTCTGCATGGTGTTTGAGGTGTTGGGGCATCACTTATTAAAGTGGATAATAAAGTCCAATTACCAAGGGCTGCCCCTTTCGTGTGTGAAGAGCATCATTAGACAG GTACTCCAAGGCCTGGACTACCTGCACACAAAGTGTCAGATCATCCACACAGACATCAAGCCAGAGAATATCCTGATGAGTGTTGATGAGCCTTATGTCCGGAAACTTGCAGCTGAAGCCACAGAGTGGCAGAGGGCTGGTGCGCCTCCTCCCTCTGGTTCAGCAA TAAGCACAGCGCCTGCTCCAAAACAG ACAGTAAAAATGTCcaagaacaaaaagaagaagttaaaaaagaagcagaagcgGCAGGCTGAGCTGCTGGAAAAGTGCATCCTGGACCTGGAGGAGATGGAAAAGACCACCGAGACAcgagaggatgaagaggatgaAGATGAGGACCCACAGTCTCCAAAGGGACGGGCCTGTGCTCCTCTCAGACAGGTGTCTATTCTGGAGCTAGAAAATGAGGGAACAGAGG AGAGCAGTGTGAATGCAGATCTCATGAGGGTGGGACCAGAGGGGCTGTTGGAGGTTAACTGTAATGGCCATGTGGAGGCGGACCAGAGGCAGTCCCAGTGGAGGGACGAGGACCAACACAATGGCAACGCagaacacacagtgaaatgtgcCAGTCAGGAGGGGCAACACGAGGAGTCCCCTGTTCACCTCATCTGCAACGGTGTGGACTCTGCAGATCTCAAGGAGCTGGACACTGAGACTGAAGGCAGGGGTGCTTACAGCAGTGGAGTAACTGAGACACATCTTCCTGCTGGGCTGGAGGAGGGAGAGCTGGAGCAGGAGGATGGTGAGGACTGGCCCGAAAGCCTGGACG GCAAGCTAACAGCAGGATCCCTGCTAGTTAACCCCCTTGAGCCACTCAATTCAGACAAGATCAAGGTCAAGATTGCAGACTTGGGAAATGCCTGCTGGGTG CACAAGCACTTTACAGAAGACATCCAGACACGACAGTACAGGTCCTTAGAGGTGCTCATTGGTGCTGGATACAGCACACCGGCCGATGTATGGAGCACAGCCTGCATG GCCTTTGAGCTCGCCACAGGGGACTACTTATTTGAACCACATTCTGGGGAAGATTATTCCAGGGATGAAG ACCATCTTGCTCTCATGATTGAGTTGCTCGGTAAAATCCCTCGCCACTATGCTCTGAGTGGGAAATACTCACAGGAATACTTCACCAAGAGAG GTGATTTGAAACACATCACCAAGCTGAAGCCATGGGGCCTGCTGGAGGTTCTGATTGACAAGTACGAGTGGCCCCGTGAAGAAGCCGAGTGCTTTGCTGACTTCCTGCTTCCCATGCTGGAGCTGGTCCCAGAGAAAAGAGCCACAGCCGCAGAGTGCTTGCGTCACCCATGGCTCACCCTCTAG
- the srpk1a gene encoding SRSF protein kinase 1a isoform X2, whose protein sequence is MERKVLALQARKKRGKAKKTSKKQPVNPRARQHPQQEASPQEPEEPEEILGSDDEEQEDPNDYCKGGYHHVKVGDLYNGKYHVIRKLGWGHFSTVWLAWDIQVKRFVAMKVVKSAEHYTETAVDEIKLLRSVRNSDPTDPNREMVVQMLDDFKISGINGTHVCMVFEVLGHHLLKWIIKSNYQGLPLSCVKSIIRQVLQGLDYLHTKCQIIHTDIKPENILMSVDEPYVRKLAAEATEWQRAGAPPPSGSAISTAPAPKQTVKMSKNKKKKLKKKQKRQAELLEKCILDLEEMEKTTETREDEEDEDEDPQSPKGRACAPLRQVSILELENEGTEESSVNADLMRVGPEGLLEVNCNGHVEADQRQSQWRDEDQHNGNAEHTVKCASQEGQHEESPVHLICNGVDSADLKELDTETEGRGAYSSGVTETHLPAGLEEGELEQEDGEDWPESLDGKLTAGSLLVNPLEPLNSDKIKVKIADLGNACWVHKHFTEDIQTRQYRSLEVLIGAGYSTPADVWSTACMAFELATGDYLFEPHSGEDYSRDEDHIALIIELLGSVPRKLIMTGKYSKDFFTKKGDLKHITKLKPWGLLEVLIDKYEWPREEAECFADFLLPMLELVPEKRATAAECLRHPWLTL, encoded by the exons ATGGAAAGAAAAG TTCTTGCACTCCAGGCGAGGAAGAAGAGGGGAAAAGCAAAGAAGACCAGCaaaaa GCAGCCAGTCAATCCCAGAGCTCGACAGCATCCCCAGCAAGAAGCCTCGCCTCAGGAACCCGAGGAACCTGAGGAGATCCTCGGCTCTGATGATGAGGAGCAGGAGGACCCCAACGACTACTGCAAAG GTGGCTACCACCATGTGAAAGTAGGAGACCTTTACAACGGAAAATACCATGTAATCCGGAAACTGGGCTGGGGACACTTCTCCACGGTGTGGCTCGCCTGGGACATCCA GGTGAAGaggtttgttgcaatgaaggtGGTAAAGAGTGCGGAGCACTACACGGAGACAGCAGTGGATGAGATCAAACTTCTCAGATCT GTTAGAAACTCAGATCCCACTGATCCCAACCGTGAGATGGTGGTCCAGATGTTAGACGACTTCAAGATCTCTGGTATCAATGGAACCC ATGTCTGCATGGTGTTTGAGGTGTTGGGGCATCACTTATTAAAGTGGATAATAAAGTCCAATTACCAAGGGCTGCCCCTTTCGTGTGTGAAGAGCATCATTAGACAG GTACTCCAAGGCCTGGACTACCTGCACACAAAGTGTCAGATCATCCACACAGACATCAAGCCAGAGAATATCCTGATGAGTGTTGATGAGCCTTATGTCCGGAAACTTGCAGCTGAAGCCACAGAGTGGCAGAGGGCTGGTGCGCCTCCTCCCTCTGGTTCAGCAA TAAGCACAGCGCCTGCTCCAAAACAG ACAGTAAAAATGTCcaagaacaaaaagaagaagttaaaaaagaagcagaagcgGCAGGCTGAGCTGCTGGAAAAGTGCATCCTGGACCTGGAGGAGATGGAAAAGACCACCGAGACAcgagaggatgaagaggatgaAGATGAGGACCCACAGTCTCCAAAGGGACGGGCCTGTGCTCCTCTCAGACAGGTGTCTATTCTGGAGCTAGAAAATGAGGGAACAGAGG AGAGCAGTGTGAATGCAGATCTCATGAGGGTGGGACCAGAGGGGCTGTTGGAGGTTAACTGTAATGGCCATGTGGAGGCGGACCAGAGGCAGTCCCAGTGGAGGGACGAGGACCAACACAATGGCAACGCagaacacacagtgaaatgtgcCAGTCAGGAGGGGCAACACGAGGAGTCCCCTGTTCACCTCATCTGCAACGGTGTGGACTCTGCAGATCTCAAGGAGCTGGACACTGAGACTGAAGGCAGGGGTGCTTACAGCAGTGGAGTAACTGAGACACATCTTCCTGCTGGGCTGGAGGAGGGAGAGCTGGAGCAGGAGGATGGTGAGGACTGGCCCGAAAGCCTGGACG GCAAGCTAACAGCAGGATCCCTGCTAGTTAACCCCCTTGAGCCACTCAATTCAGACAAGATCAAGGTCAAGATTGCAGACTTGGGAAATGCCTGCTGGGTG CACAAGCACTTTACAGAAGACATCCAGACACGACAGTACAGGTCCTTAGAGGTGCTCATTGGTGCTGGATACAGCACACCGGCCGATGTATGGAGCACAGCCTGCATG GCCTTTGAGCTCGCCACAGGGGACTACTTATTTGAACCACATTCTGGGGAAGATTATTCCAGGGATGAAG ACCATATAGCGCTGATCATTGAGCTGCTGGGGAGTGTCCCACGCAAACTCATAATGACTGGCAAATATTCCAAGGAttttttcaccaagaaag GTGATTTGAAACACATCACCAAGCTGAAGCCATGGGGCCTGCTGGAGGTTCTGATTGACAAGTACGAGTGGCCCCGTGAAGAAGCCGAGTGCTTTGCTGACTTCCTGCTTCCCATGCTGGAGCTGGTCCCAGAGAAAAGAGCCACAGCCGCAGAGTGCTTGCGTCACCCATGGCTCACCCTCTAG